The DNA region ACACCCCCTGAACCCCCTCAGCAATCTCTTCGATCAAAGCTGCTCATGCCGTCCATTTACATAAATACCTGATTACAGAGAACATCCAAGCTTCACGCGAAAAAACCCAGTAAATCCCTTGTCAAGCCCCAAAGCCACCTAAGCCGCACAAGACAAACAAGATATACATTGCAAAAGAGTTTCACTCAACCAGCTAGAATGGAAACACTAAGAAAAAGGCCAAACAAGTCCCGGCCAAGCGCTGGGGCTAAATCGTTTAGAAACAAGACTTTACCAGCAAACTTCCTGCAATGAATACTTTGCGAAAAGCACCCAATTCAAAGTATTGATTCCAGATACTTTATAAAAAGGTACCCCGGTGGGGGGTACCCAGCAAAGGGAGAAAGGAATGAAGCCAATCCGCCATCAGTCAAGTCCCGCCAGCCACCAAAATATTCTCCCCGGCGCTCAACCCCCGGCGTATTATGGGCAATCCGGTCCCATCAGGATTCGTGCGAAAAGTGAGCATACCACCAGATCACCAGGAAAATACCGATGACAAAGATCCTCTGCCTCGCCGCCGTCCTCGCCCTGTCCGGAACCCTCGTCTCCGCGCAGACCTCATCACCCACACCCGCTCCAGTGACAACTCCCGCTGCAACGCCAACGCCAGCCGCAGCTCCATCCGCCAAACCTGACCTAACCGGAACCTGGACGCTGAACCTCGGAAAGAGCAGCTACGATCCTGTCCCAGCTCCCGAAGACGAGACCATCGTCTTCTCCAAAACCGGCTCGACCTGCACCATGGCCACAACGTCGGACAACGAACGCGGCAAGGAGGTCTACGCTCTTCCTTTCGCCACCGACGGCACCGAAACCCCAACGCCCAAGGGCGTCTTCGCCGACACCGCAACTCTCCAGTACCTCAGCACCAAAGGCGAATGGCAGGACGCTGCCCTCATCCTCACCCAGAGGATCATGTATCAAAACAGCCCGGGAACCCTGAAATCAGCCTTCAATCTCTCCGCTGACGGCAAAACCCTCACCCGCACCATGCACATCTCCGTTGATCAGGGAGAGTTCGACACTACCTCCGTCTACGAGAAGCAGTAACCAAAGGTCAAACGGCGCCGCCCCGCAAGCCCCGTTTGACCTTCACCCTCAACCTGCATACCCTTAAAGACGTGCTCATTACTCCGCTCCAACTAGTCGACGAACCTCTTGAGATAGACGAAACCATCCAACCCGGCGCCCTCGACTACACCTCCGAGCTTCGCCAGGTAGGCCCGCTTCCCGTCAAGGGCAGCGCAGATCTGCTCATCGAGCACCGCGATCAAGGCTCGCATGTCAACGACATCCGCCTCCGCGCCAGCTACCACGGGGACTTTGAAATTCTCTGCGCCCGCTGCGTCGAGCCCGTCGCCACGACTCTCGCCGGAGACTTCGACCTCCTCTTCCGCCCCGAAGAGGCCGACGCAATCGCCGGAGAACATGCCATTACCCCGGACGAGACCGAAATCGGTTATTATCAGGAGAGCGGTCTTTCGCTTGAAGATGTGGTACGTGAGCAGGTGTTACTCTCCCTGCCCGGCCGTACCCTCTGCAAAGAAGATTGCAAAGGGCTTTGCCCGCGCTGTGGCCAGAACCTGAATCTTGCAACCTGTTCCTGCGGTGAAGCTCCGGCCAACCCACAGTGGAATGCTCTTGCGGATCTGGCCTCCAAGCTCGAGCTCAAGCACTAGAAAAGTTTTGCTTCGTCATCAGCGCGTCGTTTTGCCTGACTGCCGCGGCCCATTGAAAGGGACACTGCAATGCCTAATCCAAAACGGCGCCACTCCAAGCAACGGACTGCCAAGCGCCGCAGCCACGACTTCCTTACCCCCACCGGCCTCTCCGAGTGCCCCAACTGCCACGAGCGCAAGCTGCCTCACCGTGTCTGCCGCAAGTGCGGCATGTACAAGGGCCGTGAGGTTCTCGCGGTCAAGGAAGCAAGCTAGCATTCAGATTTTGAATAATAAAGTCCCCTGCTGATGCCGATCGACATCGTTGTAGATGCAATGGGTTCTGACAAGGCCCCCGAATCCGAGATTCGCGGGGCCATCCTCGCTGCACGTCAGTACGACGTCCGCGTCCATCTCGCTGGTCCCGAACACATTATCCGTCCCATCCTCCGCCAGCATCTCCGCGGCCAGCATCTTCCTGTCTTCATTGTGCCCGCCTCCGAGTGGATCACGATGGACGACAAGGCAGCGCAGGCTGTCCGCGCCAAGCGCGACTCCTCGATGCGTGTCGGCCTCAAGATGGTTCGCGAAGGCCGTGCCGCCGGTTTCTTCACGGCAGGCAACACCGGGGCCGCGATGGCTACGGCAAAAATGGTTCTGGGGATGCTCTCTGGCGTTCACCGCCCTGCGCTCGTTACCGTTCTTCCGACGTCGCTGGGCACTCCCTCGCTTCTGCTTGACGTAGGAGCCAACGTCGACTGCGACCCCGATAATCTCGTTCAGTTTGCTGTCATGGGCCACATCTACGCGCGAAACGTCCTCAAGGTCCACAGTCCTCGCGTTGGACTCCTCTCTATCGGCGAAGAGGACTCAAAGGGCAATTCGCTCACCCGTGACACTCTTCCCCTGTTGCGCTCGCTTGTCGGTCTCAACTTCATCGGCAACGTCGAGGGCCGCGATCTCTACAACGGCCATAGTGATGTGACTGTGTGCGACGGCTTCGTCGGCAATGTGGCGCTGAAGACCAGCGAAGGCATCGTCAAGCTGGTCACCGTCACACTGCGCGAGTCGCTCAAATCCACCGTCACCTCGCAGGTAGGCGCGCTGCTCTCGCGCAAGGCGTTCGGCGAATTCAAGAAGCGCCTCGATTACTCCGAATACGGCGGCGCACCGCTGCTGGGGGTTCGCGGAGTTTGCATCGTAGGCCACGGTTCCTCAAACGAGAAAGCAATCATGAACGGCATCCGCGTTACGGCCGAGTTCGCCCAGGCTGAAGTCAACGCCAGCATCGAAGCTGCACTTGCCACTCCCTGAAGCGGCACTGACTTCAGATGGAATAAATCAGGCTAGCCATCAAGACCGCCAGCACTGTCACGCTCACTGCGACATACAATTTATCCCGCTCCAGCGCAAAGCCAACCACGGCAAAAACCACGCGGGCAACCGGAGTGGCAATCAGCAAAATCACGCCGACCTGAATCACAGCCGCCGGATCACCCGTCATCAGTAGTCGAAAGAGCCCTCTGACACTGCGCAGAGCGGCAGGCTCCCCCGCGAAGGTGCGATAGTTCACTATACTTCCAAGATGCGCCCGGATATAAAGAAAGCCCCCTGCGAGCACTACCGCCGAGGCCAGCAGCACTCCAACCTGGAGGAGCCGCCCCATGATGGTCTCCATGCGTTGGTCATCGAGCGCTAGACGATGCGCCATTACAACCTCCCCACCCAGCCGTTCACAATCATCTCCACGCCCAGCGCCAGAATCACGACGGTAAAGATGCTGCGTAGCAGCGAGACCTGCGCCCGAACCAACAGTTTTGCACCCAGCAGCGATCCGGCAAGCACTCCGAGCATTACAGGAAACGCGAGCCCCGGATCGACATAGCCGCGGTGCAGGTAGATGCCCGCGCTTGCCGCCGCCGTCACCCCGATCATGAAGTTGCTGGTCGTGGTCGAGACCTTGAAAGGGATGCGCATGATTCGATCCATTGCCAGGACCTTCACAGCGCCTGACCCGATTCCCAGCAGCCCCGAGAGTGTTCCAGCACCAAACATAGTCGCAAATCCAGCCGAGATCCGGTCGACCTTATAGCTGCACTCCCCGCCCGAGCGATCGGGATAAGACCCCGAAAGTCGCAACCGATCCGACCACGGACTCACCCTCACAGCTTCAGATTCATGGAAGCGAGTTTGCCGCCAGGACAGCCACGCAGAATAGAGCAAAACCACGCCAAAGGTAATGCCCAGCACACGCGTCGGCATTCGCGTAGCCAGAAATGCTCCAAAGATAGCGCCGATGGTGGTCGCAATTTCCAGAAACATCCCGATTCGTACGCTCGAAAAGCCTTCTCGCACGTAAGCGGCCGCAGCGCCGGAAGAGGTTGCAATTACGGAGATGAGCGATGCCCCGATTGCGTAGCGGATATCGACATGAAAGACCACTGTGAGCAGAGGCACAAGAACAACGCCGCCGCCAAGGCCGGTAAGTGCACCCAGCAGCCCAGCAGCCAGCGAGCCGGCAAATACCAGCAAAGTGAACGTCAACACCGGTAATGCAGCTAAGTGTCCTATAGCGAAGCCCGATATCCTGCGCATTTCGATGATGCCATAAAATATCGAGACAAAAGGTTGTGCCCGAAGCGGGCTCCAAACATCCAACACAGATGAGCCACTCCTGGACATCAGCAGACATTCCCTCGCAGACGGGCAAGCGCGTTCTCATCACCGGCGCGAACAGCGGTATTGGCTACCATGCAGCCTTCACCCTTGCCCGCAAAGGCGCGCACGTTATCCTCGCCTGCCGCGACCGCGCTAAGGGCAAAGCCGCCCTTAACCGCATCGTCGATGATGCGCCCGGAGCGAATATCGAGCTAGCCATCCTTGACCTGGCATCGCTCGCTTCGGTCCGCGCCTTCGCCGCTCAGCAACTCGAGCAGCGCCAACCGCTCGACATCCTCATTAACAACGCCGGAGTCATGGCTCCACCGAAACGGCTGCAGACAGCCGATGGCTTCGAGCTACAGTTCGGCACTAACGTGCTCGGCCACTTCGCCCTGACCGGTCTTCTGCTTCCAGCGCTTCGGCAAGCTGGCGAAAAATCGTCGGAGGCGCCCCGCATCGTCACCATCGCATCCATCGCCCACAAACGCGGACATCTGAACTTTGACGATCTGCAATACCAGCGGAACTACGCTCCCATGAAGACCTACCAGCAGTCCAAGCTGGCCAACCTGATGCTGGCGCTGGAGCTGGATCGGCGGCTTCGCGCTGCGGGCTCGAACATCCTGAGCGTGGCCGCGCATCCTGGCGTGGCGAACACCAACCTCTTTCAGACTGGCGACCGCTCGGCCTTTGAAAACGCTGCTCGCAAGGTGCTGGGACACGTGATCGGCGCATTCCTGAACACCGATGCGGAGGGCGCGCTTCCGACCCTCTATGCGGCCACGTCCTCTGATGTAACCGGCGGCGGCTACTATGGGCCTCAGGGATTTCAGGAGATGTCCGGCGAGGAGATCGGCCCGGCAAAGATTGCTCCGCAAGCTCGCGACAACGCTGCGGCCGCACGTCTTTGGAATATTTGCGAACAGCTCACCGGTGTAACGGTCCTCTGAATGCGACGCGCTGCAGCGTGAAATCACAATCCTCTCTGCCGCGCCGCTACTTTCGCATATACTCATCCCGACAACGGGCCATGGAGTGACAGGGACTCACAATGGAACTCAGCGAAACCCTTCTAGCCCAGCAGCAGGTCATTCGTCTGCAAGCGCTGCTGGAAGCAAGCCGTCAGATACACTCGACCATTCAGTTGGACGAGGTGCTCCGGATTGCGCTTCAGATCGTGGTTCGCGAGCTTGAACTGGGCGGCGCCTTCTTCACCGCGTTCGAGCATACCTACGGCGATGTGCCAGCCGAGCTAAAAGTGTTTCTAAGCTCCGGTGAGATTACCTCTCAGATGTCCGGCGAGTCATGGCTGCGGTTTCCTCTCTGTGACAAGCGTAAGACCCGCTTCACCGACCTCGTGGTCCTGCTGCCCGCGCGACGTGTGCTGGAACTGGATGAGATCGACTTTCTGGAGACGCTTTCGCTGCAGGCTTCTGTGGCCATTGAAAACGCCAGGTTCCATGAGCGCACCATCCAATGGCAGCGGATCGAGAGCGACCTCGAATCGGCGCGACTGGTTCAACAAAGTTTGCTTCCGCAACAGATGCCGCAGATACCGCGTTACGCACTCGCCGCGCGATCTATGACGTGTTATGAGGTGGGCGGCGACTATCTCGATATTGTCTCCATGCCCTGTGGAGATACCGTGATTGTCGTTGGCGATGTCGCCGGTAAAGGGCTCACGTCAGCGCTGGTAGGCATGTCCTTCCGATCGGCGTTTCGTGCCATGCTCCACTCCAACCTCTCCCTTGTGGAGATAGCGACGCAGATGAACCTGCTTCACTACAACGAGGGCGCCGAGTCCCGCCGTCGTTATGTCACGGCATTTCTTCTTCGGCTCAATCCCGAGACGAATACCATCGAGGTAGTGAACGCGGGGCACAACCCCGCATTTTTGATAGCAGACGATCATATCCCCTATAAGATAGGGGCCTCGGGAACCCCTATAGGGATGCTTCCCTTCTCAAGCTATGTCTCCGAGCAATATGTGCTTGGATCTTCGGCGCGGCTGCTAGTCTACACAGACGGAATGACTGAGGTGTTTCGCGGCGAAGAAGAGTTTGGAGAAGCCCGTCTTCTGCAGGCGTTCTCCGATTGCGGAGAACTCACCCCGGAGGCCACCCTGGCTTCTTTATGGAGCACCCTGGAGACCTTCTCCGACGGACAGGAGCAATGCGACGACATGACGGCGCTTGTATTGTCGAGGACCTCATAGTGGAGATTGACCTTAATGGACAATAACCCGAGCACCATCGAGCTTCATATTCCGTCCCGCCTGGGCTACGAAAAGATAGCCATGAATACCGCCGCCAGTGCTGCCCGCATCATGGGATTCACCGATGAGCGTATCGAAGATCTGAAAACCGCTGTCGCCGAGGCCTGCATCAATGCGATGGAGCATGGCAACAAGCTCGACGAATCTCTCAGCGTCGGCGTCGTTCTCTCGATGAACGCAGACTCGCTCGAAGTGAAGGTGGTCGACACCGGCGCAGGCGCACCGGGCCATGGCATGGCCCCCGATATCGATAAGAAGATGCACGAGGAAGAGAAAGCGCGGGGCATGGGAATGTTTCTTATTCAGTCCCTCGTCGACGAGGCCGAGTGGGTCAGTTCGCCGCGAACAGGCAGCTATGCACGCATGGTCATTCATCTTCATCACGCAGGCGGCTAGCCCAAAGGAGATACGCAATGCAGGAAAAAAGCACACAGGTCAAACTGGACGAAGTGCAGTGCGAGACGGGCGCTCCCATTACAGTAATCCGTTTTGCGGGCGACATCACCAGCGCCTCGGAGGCCGCGGTGCTCGGTACTTATCAGGGTCTCCCGAAAGACGCCAAGCGCGTTCTCCTCGATTTTTCGAAGGTCGAATATCTCAACTCCAGCGGCATAGCGCTCGTCATTCAGATGATGATTGCGGCCAGCAAACATGGTCAAACCATCAAGACCTTCGGCCTCACTCCCCATTTTCAGAAGGTCTTCACCATGGTCGGCATTACCAAATACACGAGCCTTCATCCCGATGAGCAAACTGCGTGTGCCGCGTTTACCACCTGACGCATAATCCAGATTGTCAGGTCTCGACCATCGCCGGTTCTAACTGCGGAACAGCCTTCGGTTCACCCCTGCGTTCAATCCTGAGCACCAAAATGTCATCCTGCTGACCGAAGTTCTGTGCCGCCGCCGCCAGTGACGCGGCGGTCATCGGCGCACGGAGCATTTGATCGATGCGGTCGAATC from Edaphobacter paludis includes:
- a CDS encoding ATP-binding protein, which translates into the protein MDNNPSTIELHIPSRLGYEKIAMNTAASAARIMGFTDERIEDLKTAVAEACINAMEHGNKLDESLSVGVVLSMNADSLEVKVVDTGAGAPGHGMAPDIDKKMHEEEKARGMGMFLIQSLVDEAEWVSSPRTGSYARMVIHLHHAGG
- the plsX gene encoding phosphate acyltransferase PlsX produces the protein MPIDIVVDAMGSDKAPESEIRGAILAARQYDVRVHLAGPEHIIRPILRQHLRGQHLPVFIVPASEWITMDDKAAQAVRAKRDSSMRVGLKMVREGRAAGFFTAGNTGAAMATAKMVLGMLSGVHRPALVTVLPTSLGTPSLLLDVGANVDCDPDNLVQFAVMGHIYARNVLKVHSPRVGLLSIGEEDSKGNSLTRDTLPLLRSLVGLNFIGNVEGRDLYNGHSDVTVCDGFVGNVALKTSEGIVKLVTVTLRESLKSTVTSQVGALLSRKAFGEFKKRLDYSEYGGAPLLGVRGVCIVGHGSSNEKAIMNGIRVTAEFAQAEVNASIEAALATP
- a CDS encoding PP2C family protein-serine/threonine phosphatase; translation: MELSETLLAQQQVIRLQALLEASRQIHSTIQLDEVLRIALQIVVRELELGGAFFTAFEHTYGDVPAELKVFLSSGEITSQMSGESWLRFPLCDKRKTRFTDLVVLLPARRVLELDEIDFLETLSLQASVAIENARFHERTIQWQRIESDLESARLVQQSLLPQQMPQIPRYALAARSMTCYEVGGDYLDIVSMPCGDTVIVVGDVAGKGLTSALVGMSFRSAFRAMLHSNLSLVEIATQMNLLHYNEGAESRRRYVTAFLLRLNPETNTIEVVNAGHNPAFLIADDHIPYKIGASGTPIGMLPFSSYVSEQYVLGSSARLLVYTDGMTEVFRGEEEFGEARLLQAFSDCGELTPEATLASLWSTLETFSDGQEQCDDMTALVLSRTS
- the rpmF gene encoding 50S ribosomal protein L32, which gives rise to MPNPKRRHSKQRTAKRRSHDFLTPTGLSECPNCHERKLPHRVCRKCGMYKGREVLAVKEAS
- a CDS encoding DUF177 domain-containing protein, which codes for MTFTLNLHTLKDVLITPLQLVDEPLEIDETIQPGALDYTSELRQVGPLPVKGSADLLIEHRDQGSHVNDIRLRASYHGDFEILCARCVEPVATTLAGDFDLLFRPEEADAIAGEHAITPDETEIGYYQESGLSLEDVVREQVLLSLPGRTLCKEDCKGLCPRCGQNLNLATCSCGEAPANPQWNALADLASKLELKH
- a CDS encoding oxidoreductase, producing the protein MPEAGSKHPTQMSHSWTSADIPSQTGKRVLITGANSGIGYHAAFTLARKGAHVILACRDRAKGKAALNRIVDDAPGANIELAILDLASLASVRAFAAQQLEQRQPLDILINNAGVMAPPKRLQTADGFELQFGTNVLGHFALTGLLLPALRQAGEKSSEAPRIVTIASIAHKRGHLNFDDLQYQRNYAPMKTYQQSKLANLMLALELDRRLRAAGSNILSVAAHPGVANTNLFQTGDRSAFENAARKVLGHVIGAFLNTDAEGALPTLYAATSSDVTGGGYYGPQGFQEMSGEEIGPAKIAPQARDNAAAARLWNICEQLTGVTVL
- a CDS encoding sulfite exporter TauE/SafE family protein; this encodes MRRISGFAIGHLAALPVLTFTLLVFAGSLAAGLLGALTGLGGGVVLVPLLTVVFHVDIRYAIGASLISVIATSSGAAAAYVREGFSSVRIGMFLEIATTIGAIFGAFLATRMPTRVLGITFGVVLLYSAWLSWRQTRFHESEAVRVSPWSDRLRLSGSYPDRSGGECSYKVDRISAGFATMFGAGTLSGLLGIGSGAVKVLAMDRIMRIPFKVSTTTSNFMIGVTAAASAGIYLHRGYVDPGLAFPVMLGVLAGSLLGAKLLVRAQVSLLRSIFTVVILALGVEMIVNGWVGRL
- a CDS encoding STAS domain-containing protein, with amino-acid sequence MQEKSTQVKLDEVQCETGAPITVIRFAGDITSASEAAVLGTYQGLPKDAKRVLLDFSKVEYLNSSGIALVIQMMIAASKHGQTIKTFGLTPHFQKVFTMVGITKYTSLHPDEQTACAAFTT
- a CDS encoding DUF1634 domain-containing protein; this translates as MAHRLALDDQRMETIMGRLLQVGVLLASAVVLAGGFLYIRAHLGSIVNYRTFAGEPAALRSVRGLFRLLMTGDPAAVIQVGVILLIATPVARVVFAVVGFALERDKLYVAVSVTVLAVLMASLIYSI